A stretch of the Actinoalloteichus fjordicus genome encodes the following:
- a CDS encoding SDR family NAD(P)-dependent oxidoreductase, producing the protein MTSIPSPSDGSLAGLRALVTGGASGIGLATAHALLARGAHVACLDLEPAGAPEPLIGIRCDVSDDDGVPAAVADAAERLGGVDILINNAGIGAQGTVEDGELDQWRTVFDVNLLGMVRVTRAALPWLRRSTAAAVVNTCSIAATAGLPRRALYSASKGAVLSLTLAMAADHAPEGIRVNCVNPGTVDTPWVQRLLAAAADPAAEHEALRRRQPIGRLVSAEEVAAAIVYLASPAAGATTGTALAVDGGMQGLRLPPPAR; encoded by the coding sequence GTGACGTCCATCCCCTCTCCTTCAGACGGGTCCCTCGCGGGCCTGCGGGCACTGGTGACCGGCGGCGCATCCGGCATCGGGCTGGCCACCGCCCACGCGCTGCTCGCCAGAGGCGCCCACGTCGCGTGCCTCGACCTCGAACCGGCCGGAGCGCCGGAACCGCTGATCGGCATCCGCTGCGACGTCTCGGACGACGACGGGGTGCCCGCAGCGGTCGCCGACGCGGCCGAACGGCTGGGCGGTGTCGACATCCTGATCAACAACGCGGGCATCGGTGCACAGGGCACGGTCGAGGACGGCGAGCTGGACCAGTGGCGCACGGTGTTCGACGTGAACCTGCTGGGCATGGTCCGGGTGACCAGGGCGGCCCTGCCATGGCTGCGTCGTTCCACGGCTGCGGCGGTCGTCAACACCTGTTCCATCGCCGCCACTGCCGGGCTGCCCCGCCGAGCGCTCTACAGTGCGAGCAAGGGCGCCGTGCTGTCGCTGACCCTGGCGATGGCCGCCGACCACGCGCCGGAGGGAATCCGGGTCAACTGCGTGAATCCGGGCACCGTCGACACACCCTGGGTACAACGGCTGCTGGCCGCCGCTGCGGACCCGGCCGCCGAACACGAGGCGCTGCGCAGGCGACAGCCGATCGGCAGGCTGGTGTCGGCCGAGGAGGTCGCCGCCGCGATCGTCTACCTCGCGAGCCCGGCGGCGGGGGCGACCACCGGAACCGCGCTGGCCGTCGACGGCGGAATGCAGGGCCTGCGGCTGCCGCCGCCTGCGCGCTGA
- a CDS encoding L-rhamnose mutarotase, with translation METIALHTRLESGREQDYDEVHRVIPVELDAALRAAGVHSWRIWRDGRELFHLVECEDYQAMRAALRDDPANVEWQRRLAPLLAVPDDYSGDDSGISMVWRLP, from the coding sequence ATGGAGACGATCGCGCTGCACACCCGGCTGGAGTCGGGACGGGAACAGGACTACGACGAGGTGCACCGCGTGATCCCGGTGGAGCTCGACGCGGCGCTGCGGGCGGCAGGGGTCCACTCCTGGCGGATCTGGCGGGACGGGCGCGAGCTGTTTCATCTGGTCGAGTGCGAGGACTATCAGGCGATGCGCGCGGCACTGCGTGACGATCCCGCGAACGTCGAATGGCAGCGGCGCCTGGCCCCGCTGCTCGCCGTGCCCGACGACTACTCCGGTGACGACAGCGGCATCTCGATGGTCTGGCGGCTGCCGTGA
- a CDS encoding aldo/keto reductase: MADRVTLGRGDVRVGPLGLGCAALGNLFAALPDDQAASTVDAAWEAGIRTFDTAPHYGLGLSERRLGASLRARPRDEYVLSTKVGRLLAPAPSAAATSRDQEGFDVPATHVRRWDFSAEGVRRSLESSLDRLGLSRVDVLLLHDPDDHHEWTVREAYPALRELRAAGVIGAIGAGMNDASALTSLVEECDLDVVLLAGRYTVLEQGALDRLLPACVRRGTSVLAGGVFNSGLLAEDRPGPDATYDYTTAPAPLIERARRIADVCDRHGARLPQVALQLPLAHPAVAGVLVGARSSDEIIHDVALAAEPVPAECWADLKAEGLLRTDVPVPEE, translated from the coding sequence ATGGCCGATCGCGTCACGCTCGGCCGTGGCGACGTCCGTGTCGGACCGCTGGGGCTCGGCTGCGCAGCACTGGGAAACCTGTTCGCCGCGCTGCCCGACGACCAGGCCGCCTCGACGGTCGATGCCGCCTGGGAGGCGGGCATCCGAACCTTCGACACCGCGCCGCACTACGGACTGGGGCTGTCCGAACGCAGGCTCGGTGCTTCGTTGCGCGCTCGGCCCCGTGACGAGTACGTGCTGTCGACGAAGGTGGGCAGGCTGCTGGCCCCCGCACCGTCGGCCGCGGCGACCTCGCGAGATCAGGAGGGTTTCGACGTCCCCGCGACCCACGTCCGTCGATGGGACTTCAGCGCCGAGGGAGTCCGACGATCGCTGGAGTCCTCGCTGGACCGGCTGGGCCTGTCGCGAGTCGACGTTCTCCTGCTGCACGACCCCGACGACCATCATGAGTGGACCGTCCGGGAGGCGTATCCCGCGCTGCGCGAGCTGCGCGCCGCCGGGGTGATCGGCGCGATCGGCGCGGGCATGAACGACGCCTCGGCGCTGACGAGTCTGGTCGAGGAGTGCGATCTGGACGTCGTTCTGCTGGCGGGCCGGTACACGGTTCTGGAGCAGGGCGCACTGGACCGGCTGCTGCCCGCCTGCGTCCGACGGGGTACCTCGGTACTGGCGGGCGGCGTGTTCAACTCCGGGCTGCTGGCCGAGGATCGACCCGGTCCGGACGCGACCTATGACTACACGACGGCACCGGCTCCGCTCATCGAACGAGCCCGCCGCATCGCCGACGTCTGCGATCGGCACGGCGCCCGCCTGCCGCAGGTGGCACTGCAGCTCCCACTCGCTCACCCCGCGGTAGCGGGCGTGCTGGTCGGTGCCCGTTCGAGCGACGAGATCATCCATGACGTCGCCCTCGCCGCCGAGCCGGTTCCCGCCGAGTGCTGGGCGGATCTGAAGGCCGAGGGCCTGCTGCGGACCGACGTCCCCGTACCCGAGGAGTGA
- a CDS encoding amidohydrolase family protein gives MTTESVVDAHHHLWDPARRAYPWMAGEAFAPIRRRYGLGELTGVLATTAVEATVLVQTVGDRAETVEFLAQAAHSEGLIAGVVGWLDLTAASVADDIAELRARPGGAALVGIRHQVEDETDPDWLARADVRRGLRAVADAGLAYDLLVRPDQLDAAGDVVRAVPDLRFVLDHGGKPPIRESGKPPFKERGKPPISASGNPPAEDGGVPADERHAEPPVAADPAQAARHRGAVVPDIAAAGSRSGVDAASNVDGVGTSDLSAGGMVEWDGWAQSSGAAQWSAALGELAEAENVMCKLSGLITEASWSDWTIEDIRPYADRLLSTFGPQRLIYGSDWPVCELAGTYGEVLTLAGRLTDALSDVERRRVLAANARDWYRLRA, from the coding sequence GTGACCACCGAATCCGTCGTCGACGCCCATCACCACCTCTGGGACCCCGCCCGCCGTGCGTATCCGTGGATGGCAGGCGAGGCGTTCGCCCCGATCCGTCGACGGTATGGACTGGGCGAGCTGACCGGGGTGCTCGCGACCACGGCGGTCGAGGCGACGGTGCTCGTGCAGACCGTCGGCGACCGCGCCGAGACCGTGGAGTTCCTCGCCCAGGCGGCGCACAGCGAGGGCCTCATCGCCGGGGTCGTGGGTTGGCTGGACCTCACCGCCGCCTCCGTCGCCGACGACATCGCCGAGCTCCGGGCCCGGCCCGGCGGTGCTGCGCTGGTGGGCATTCGTCATCAGGTGGAGGACGAGACGGACCCGGACTGGCTGGCCAGAGCCGACGTTCGCCGTGGCCTGCGCGCGGTGGCCGACGCCGGACTGGCCTACGACCTGCTGGTGCGTCCCGACCAGCTTGACGCCGCAGGCGACGTGGTCCGCGCGGTGCCCGATCTGCGGTTCGTGCTCGACCACGGCGGCAAGCCGCCTATTAGGGAGAGTGGCAAGCCGCCTTTTAAAGAGCGTGGCAAGCCGCCGATCAGCGCGAGCGGCAATCCGCCTGCTGAAGACGGCGGCGTGCCGGCCGACGAACGGCACGCCGAACCGCCCGTCGCCGCTGACCCGGCGCAGGCTGCTCGGCACCGTGGTGCCGTCGTGCCGGATATCGCGGCGGCCGGTTCGCGGTCCGGCGTCGACGCGGCGTCGAATGTGGACGGTGTCGGTACCTCCGATCTGTCGGCGGGCGGAATGGTCGAGTGGGACGGGTGGGCGCAGTCCTCCGGCGCCGCCCAGTGGTCGGCGGCGTTGGGCGAACTCGCCGAGGCCGAGAACGTGATGTGCAAACTGTCCGGCCTGATCACCGAGGCATCGTGGTCGGACTGGACCATCGAGGACATCCGGCCGTACGCCGACCGGCTGCTGTCGACCTTCGGACCGCAGCGGCTGATCTACGGCAGTGACTGGCCGGTCTGCGAACTGGCAGGCACCTATGGCGAGGTGTTGACGTTGGCAGGTCGGCTCACCGACGCGCTGTCGGATGTCGAGCGGCGCCGTGTGCTGGCGGCCAACGCACGAGACTGGTACCGACTGAGGGCTTGA
- a CDS encoding isochorismatase family protein: MTKALVVIDAQESFRQRPNWQAVSNPDLVDKITRLVTSARAHGDLVVWVLHAEPGSGNVFDPALGHVRPMDGLAPAEGEPVLVKTAHNAFTTTNLHQRLTSAGIRELLVCGVRTEQCCETTARLAADLGFEVTFVLDATATTPIEHPDAPPGRSLAEVLADPRTLSTDDIVERTVYALSGRFAVVRTVADVVTSTPAVV; encoded by the coding sequence ATGACCAAGGCACTCGTCGTCATCGACGCCCAGGAGTCCTTCCGGCAGCGGCCGAACTGGCAGGCCGTCTCCAATCCCGATCTCGTCGACAAGATCACCCGGCTGGTGACCTCCGCCCGAGCACACGGCGACCTCGTCGTCTGGGTCCTGCACGCCGAGCCCGGCTCCGGCAACGTCTTCGATCCGGCGCTCGGTCATGTCCGGCCGATGGACGGACTGGCGCCCGCCGAGGGCGAACCGGTGCTCGTCAAGACGGCGCACAACGCCTTCACCACGACGAACCTGCACCAACGGCTCACTTCGGCTGGTATTCGGGAGCTGCTCGTCTGCGGCGTGCGCACCGAGCAGTGTTGCGAGACGACGGCCCGGCTCGCCGCCGATCTCGGCTTCGAGGTGACCTTCGTCCTCGACGCCACCGCGACCACGCCCATCGAGCATCCCGACGCCCCGCCAGGACGCAGCCTCGCCGAGGTCCTCGCCGATCCCCGGACGCTGTCCACCGACGACATCGTCGAACGGACCGTCTATGCCTTGTCCGGTCGGTTCGCCGTCGTTCGCACCGTGGCCGACGTGGTGACGTCGACCCCTGCCGTGGTATGA
- a CDS encoding GlxA family transcriptional regulator, with product MTRVVFLLAPRVHLLDLAGPAQVFSTAADLGLGYTQHHVAEQPEVPTAQGVALRASTAWPALTPDDMIMVPGWRAPTLRATEAFAPESLHRLFAHHAAGGTVASVCAGADALGRAGLLDGRRCTTHHDVQDELARRHPRATVVRDVLYVVDDRVVTSAGIASGIDLALHLVAFEHGPAQAARVAREMVVYARRNGDDPQASVMLRHRDHLDDVVHRTQDLIDARFTDALRLGELAAAAGAAERTLTRHFHRATGLTPLRYQQLLRLERAEHLIGRGATLESAARAVGFEDARMLRRLRARA from the coding sequence GTGACGAGGGTCGTCTTCCTTCTCGCCCCGCGCGTGCACCTGCTCGACCTCGCCGGTCCCGCTCAGGTGTTCTCCACGGCGGCCGATCTCGGGCTCGGCTACACCCAGCACCATGTCGCCGAACAACCGGAGGTGCCGACCGCGCAGGGGGTCGCGCTGCGGGCGTCGACGGCGTGGCCTGCGCTGACTCCCGACGACATGATCATGGTGCCCGGCTGGCGGGCGCCGACGCTGCGTGCCACCGAGGCCTTCGCCCCCGAGTCGCTGCATCGGCTCTTCGCACATCATGCGGCGGGCGGGACGGTGGCGAGCGTGTGCGCGGGGGCGGACGCCCTGGGCCGCGCGGGGCTGCTCGACGGGCGCCGCTGCACCACGCATCACGACGTGCAGGACGAGTTGGCCCGTCGGCATCCCAGGGCCACCGTGGTCCGGGACGTCCTCTACGTCGTCGACGACCGGGTGGTCACCTCGGCGGGCATCGCCAGCGGCATCGACCTCGCCCTGCACCTGGTGGCCTTCGAGCACGGCCCGGCACAGGCGGCCCGGGTGGCCAGAGAGATGGTGGTCTATGCCCGACGCAACGGCGACGACCCGCAGGCCAGTGTGATGCTGCGCCATCGCGACCATCTCGACGACGTCGTGCATCGGACACAGGATCTGATCGACGCGCGGTTCACCGACGCGCTGCGGCTGGGCGAACTCGCCGCAGCCGCGGGCGCGGCGGAGCGCACGCTGACCCGGCACTTCCACCGGGCCACCGGGCTCACTCCGTTGCGCTACCAGCAGCTTCTTCGCTTGGAACGCGCCGAGCACCTGATCGGACGGGGCGCCACCCTGGAGTCGGCGGCCAGGGCGGTCGGCTTCGAGGACGCCCGGATGCTGCGCAGACTGCGGGCGCGGGCCTAA
- a CDS encoding phosphotransferase family protein, with product MQAAHPEQLTDDDLTALLADAGVETSVLERHRLTGGLYNSVHRLHLADGRRLITKVSPDPALPALRYERHLLRTEALYYGLAGADGAPVPSVLHTVFDHPTIGADVLLTTELPGRPWSERAAELSRQARGRTRRSLAEIVARLHRVTGERFGYPADSVGPPAATWRTAFRAMIDAVLADAERFDAPLPSPVAEIRTVVRDLVGGELPGRQVPDGAPQSSPADAGGLLDAITTPVLVHFDLWAGNILLDGPDEQPVIGGVIDGERAFWGDPAADLVSLALFDDVEKDEELLTAYRDAGGRIVFDEDTRLRQALYRSYLYLIMLVETVPRGTSGESLVRLRRHVGGLLLADLTLLRRRS from the coding sequence ATGCAGGCAGCTCATCCCGAACAACTCACGGACGACGACCTGACCGCGCTGCTCGCGGACGCGGGCGTCGAGACGAGCGTCCTGGAACGACATCGACTGACCGGCGGGCTGTACAACTCCGTCCACCGACTGCATCTCGCCGACGGACGACGCCTGATCACCAAGGTGTCGCCCGATCCGGCGCTGCCCGCCCTGCGCTATGAACGGCACCTCCTGCGCACGGAGGCGCTGTACTACGGGTTAGCGGGTGCCGACGGTGCCCCGGTGCCCTCGGTGCTGCACACCGTGTTCGACCATCCCACGATCGGCGCGGACGTCCTGCTCACGACGGAACTGCCCGGCAGGCCGTGGTCGGAGCGGGCTGCCGAACTGTCCCGGCAGGCACGGGGTCGAACCCGCCGGTCGCTCGCCGAGATCGTGGCCCGGCTGCATCGAGTGACGGGAGAACGGTTCGGCTACCCCGCCGACTCGGTCGGGCCGCCTGCGGCGACCTGGCGGACCGCCTTCCGCGCCATGATCGACGCGGTGCTGGCCGACGCCGAGCGCTTCGATGCGCCGCTGCCGTCGCCCGTCGCGGAGATCCGCACGGTCGTGCGAGACCTCGTCGGCGGCGAGCTACCGGGCAGGCAGGTTCCGGACGGTGCTCCGCAGTCCTCGCCCGCCGATGCGGGCGGGCTGCTCGACGCGATCACGACCCCCGTCCTGGTCCACTTCGACCTGTGGGCAGGCAACATCCTGCTCGACGGGCCCGACGAGCAGCCGGTGATCGGCGGTGTGATCGACGGAGAACGCGCCTTCTGGGGCGATCCGGCGGCCGATCTGGTCTCGCTCGCCTTGTTCGACGACGTCGAGAAGGACGAGGAGCTGCTCACGGCCTACCGGGATGCAGGGGGCCGGATCGTCTTCGACGAGGACACCCGCCTGCGGCAGGCGTTGTATCGCAGCTATCTGTATCTGATCATGCTCGTCGAGACGGTGCCCAGGGGCACGTCCGGAGAGTCACTGGTCCGATTGCGGCGCCACGTGGGAGGGCTGCTGCTCGCGGATCTGACCCTGCTGCGACGTCGGTCCTGA
- a CDS encoding DEAD/DEAH box helicase, with translation MTLTDRIPANPEPDVLFEAFSEWAEEQGLALYPAQQEALIEVVTGSHVILSTPTGSGKSLVAVGAHFTALAHGRRSFYTAPLKALVSEKFFALCDTFGAANVGMLTGDASVNETAPIICCTAEILANIALRDGAEADVGQVIMDEFHFYSEPDRGWAWQVPLLELTKAQFVLMSATLGDVTRFKEDLTRRTGLATAVVQSVERPVPLIHSYIVTPLHETIEDLLQTRQAPVYIVHFTQAAAVERAQSLMSINVCTRAEKDAIAELIGGFRFTAGFGKVLSRLVRHGIGVHHAGMLPKYRRLVERLAQAGLLKVICGTDTLGVGINVPIRTVLFTALSKYDGIRTRHLKAREFHQIAGRAGRAGYDTLGTVIVQAPDHVVENERRLKKAGDDPKKRRRVVRTKPPEGFVNYGESTFDRLVAADPEPLTSSFTVNHAMLLNVISRPGDAFQAMRRLLEENHEPRKSQLRLIRRAIAVYRALLAAGVVERLPEPDEAGRTVRVTDDLQLDFALNQPLSPLALAAIDLLDRESPTYALDVLSIIESTLDNPRQVLSAQLFKARGEAVQQMKADGIEYDERMELLDSVTYPQPLAELLGAAFDMYRRGHPWVLDHEIAPKAVARDMYERAMTFTEYVGFYSLARSEGLVLRYLADAYKAVRQTVPEEAKTEELNDLIEWLGELVRQVDSSLLDEWEQLTDPGQPVTAEVTVGDRPRGVTTNVRAFRVLVRNALFRRVELAALRRYDLLGELDGESGWDADAWSEAVEPYFEEHDSIGTGPDARGPRLLIIEEEGRTWRVRQIFDDPAGDHDWGISAEIDLDESDEAGTAVLTITGVDGQ, from the coding sequence ATGACGCTCACCGACCGGATTCCCGCGAACCCCGAACCCGACGTGCTCTTCGAGGCCTTCTCCGAGTGGGCCGAGGAGCAGGGCCTTGCCCTCTATCCCGCGCAGCAGGAGGCGCTGATCGAGGTCGTCACCGGCTCGCACGTCATCCTCAGCACTCCGACCGGGTCCGGGAAGAGCCTGGTCGCCGTCGGCGCTCACTTCACCGCGCTCGCCCACGGCAGGCGCAGCTTCTACACCGCGCCGTTGAAGGCGCTGGTGTCCGAGAAGTTCTTCGCGCTCTGCGACACCTTCGGCGCGGCCAACGTCGGCATGCTGACCGGCGACGCGAGCGTCAACGAGACCGCTCCGATCATCTGCTGCACGGCGGAGATCCTGGCCAACATCGCGCTGCGCGACGGCGCCGAGGCCGACGTCGGCCAGGTCATCATGGACGAGTTCCACTTCTACTCGGAGCCGGATCGGGGCTGGGCCTGGCAGGTCCCGCTGCTGGAGTTGACCAAGGCCCAGTTCGTCCTGATGTCCGCCACGCTGGGCGACGTCACCCGCTTCAAAGAAGATCTCACCCGCCGGACCGGCCTGGCCACCGCCGTGGTGCAGTCCGTGGAGCGTCCCGTTCCGCTGATCCACTCCTACATCGTCACGCCCCTGCACGAGACGATCGAGGACCTGCTGCAGACCCGCCAGGCTCCCGTCTACATCGTGCACTTCACCCAGGCCGCCGCCGTGGAACGCGCCCAGTCGTTGATGAGCATCAACGTGTGCACCCGCGCGGAGAAGGACGCGATCGCCGAGCTGATCGGCGGCTTCCGGTTCACCGCCGGGTTCGGAAAGGTGCTCTCCCGGCTGGTCCGCCACGGGATCGGAGTGCACCACGCCGGGATGCTGCCGAAGTATCGACGGCTGGTGGAGCGGCTCGCGCAGGCAGGTCTGCTGAAGGTCATCTGCGGCACCGACACGCTGGGCGTCGGCATCAACGTGCCGATCCGCACCGTGCTGTTCACCGCGCTGAGCAAGTACGACGGCATCCGCACCCGCCACCTCAAGGCACGGGAGTTCCATCAGATCGCGGGCCGCGCGGGCCGAGCCGGGTACGACACGTTGGGCACGGTCATCGTGCAGGCTCCCGATCACGTGGTGGAGAACGAACGTCGGTTGAAGAAGGCGGGTGACGACCCGAAGAAGCGGCGGCGCGTCGTCCGCACCAAGCCGCCGGAGGGCTTCGTCAACTACGGCGAGTCGACCTTCGACCGACTGGTCGCGGCCGACCCGGAGCCGTTGACGTCGAGCTTCACCGTCAACCACGCGATGCTGCTGAACGTCATCAGCAGGCCGGGCGACGCCTTCCAGGCGATGCGCAGGCTGCTGGAGGAGAACCACGAGCCACGCAAGTCGCAGCTCCGGCTGATCCGGCGGGCCATCGCCGTCTACCGGGCGCTGCTGGCCGCAGGCGTCGTCGAGCGACTGCCCGAGCCGGACGAGGCGGGCCGCACCGTCCGGGTGACCGATGACCTCCAGCTGGACTTCGCGCTGAACCAGCCGCTGTCGCCGCTCGCACTGGCGGCGATCGACCTGCTCGACCGCGAGTCGCCCACCTATGCCCTCGACGTGCTCTCGATCATCGAGTCGACGCTGGACAATCCGAGGCAGGTGCTCTCCGCCCAGCTCTTCAAGGCCCGCGGCGAAGCGGTCCAGCAGATGAAGGCCGACGGCATCGAGTACGACGAGCGGATGGAGCTGCTGGACTCCGTCACCTACCCGCAGCCGCTGGCCGAACTGCTCGGCGCCGCGTTCGACATGTACCGGCGCGGCCACCCCTGGGTCCTCGATCACGAGATCGCGCCGAAGGCGGTGGCCAGGGACATGTACGAGCGGGCCATGACCTTCACCGAGTACGTCGGCTTCTACAGCCTGGCGCGTTCGGAGGGCCTCGTGCTGCGTTATCTGGCCGACGCCTACAAGGCGGTGCGCCAGACGGTGCCGGAAGAGGCCAAGACCGAGGAGCTCAATGACCTGATCGAGTGGCTCGGTGAGCTGGTCCGGCAGGTCGACTCGAGTCTCCTGGACGAGTGGGAACAGCTCACCGACCCGGGTCAGCCGGTGACGGCGGAGGTCACCGTCGGCGACCGGCCGCGCGGGGTCACCACGAACGTCCGCGCCTTCCGGGTACTGGTGCGCAATGCGCTCTTCCGTCGGGTCGAGCTGGCGGCGCTGCGGCGCTACGACCTGCTCGGCGAGCTGGACGGGGAGTCCGGTTGGGACGCCGACGCCTGGTCGGAGGCGGTCGAGCCGTACTTCGAGGAGCACGACTCGATCGGCACGGGACCGGACGCCCGAGGCCCGAGGCTGTTGATCATCGAGGAGGAGGGCCGGACCTGGCGGGTGCGGCAGATCTTCGACGACCCGGCGGGCGACCACGACTGGGGCATCAGCGCGGAGATCGACCTGGACGAGTCCGACGAGGCGGGCACCGCCGTGCTCACGATCACCGGGGTCGACGGCCAGTAG
- a CDS encoding pyruvate dehydrogenase complex dihydrolipoamide acetyltransferase produces MTEIQMPRLSDTMEEGVISAWLKQEGDTISRGDVVAEIETDKAVMELEAYDDGVLEKILVPAGELVPIGAAIGLLGDGSGSASAAAPAAPAAEPSTEAAPEPAAESTQQADAAAEAEGSPASPAGQQAESTDAAPAEAGSRPRSSPLARKIAREAGIDLDSVAGSGPRGRIIRADVDAAVAAKRAADAAPAEEKPATASAPAKPQPQVQADAEDVEEIPLSNIRRVAAKRLTESKQQAPHFYLTSAVDVTELLAFRADLTARVQAAGGPKVSINDLLVKAVATALRANPTVNVSFAGDKILQHKRIHLGIAVAIESGLVVPVLRDADRKSVSELASEAREKAGRAREGKLKTDEMTGGTFTISNLGMFGIEEFAAVINPPEAAILAVGSVRDELRLREEGKNKVEVRKIMRITLSADHRAVDGAVGAVFLQQLTALLEDPIRIIA; encoded by the coding sequence ATGACTGAGATTCAGATGCCACGGCTCTCCGACACCATGGAGGAGGGCGTGATCTCCGCCTGGTTGAAACAGGAGGGAGACACGATCAGCCGAGGCGACGTCGTCGCCGAGATCGAGACCGACAAGGCCGTCATGGAGCTGGAGGCCTACGACGACGGCGTGCTGGAGAAGATCCTGGTGCCTGCCGGCGAACTGGTGCCGATCGGTGCGGCCATCGGGCTGCTCGGCGACGGCTCCGGCTCCGCGTCGGCCGCCGCGCCCGCCGCGCCCGCCGCCGAGCCGAGCACCGAGGCGGCTCCCGAGCCTGCCGCCGAGTCCACCCAGCAGGCGGACGCCGCAGCCGAGGCCGAGGGCTCCCCCGCCTCCCCCGCCGGCCAGCAGGCCGAGTCGACCGACGCGGCGCCCGCCGAGGCGGGCTCCCGGCCCCGTTCCTCGCCGCTGGCCAGGAAGATCGCCAGGGAGGCAGGCATCGACCTGGACTCCGTGGCGGGCAGCGGCCCGCGTGGCCGGATCATCCGGGCCGACGTGGACGCCGCCGTCGCCGCCAAGCGGGCCGCCGACGCCGCCCCGGCCGAGGAGAAGCCTGCGACCGCGTCCGCCCCGGCGAAGCCGCAACCCCAGGTCCAGGCCGACGCCGAGGACGTCGAGGAGATCCCGCTGAGCAACATCCGGCGGGTGGCGGCCAAGCGGCTCACCGAGAGCAAGCAGCAGGCGCCGCACTTCTACCTCACCAGCGCGGTCGACGTCACCGAGCTGCTGGCCTTCCGCGCCGACCTCACCGCCAGGGTGCAGGCGGCGGGCGGTCCCAAGGTCAGCATCAACGACCTGCTGGTCAAGGCCGTGGCCACGGCGCTGCGGGCCAACCCGACGGTGAACGTCTCCTTCGCGGGCGACAAGATCCTTCAACACAAGCGGATCCACCTGGGCATCGCGGTGGCCATCGAGTCCGGCCTCGTCGTGCCGGTGCTGCGGGACGCCGACCGCAAGAGCGTGTCCGAGCTGGCGAGCGAGGCCAGGGAGAAGGCGGGCCGCGCCAGGGAGGGCAAGCTCAAGACCGACGAGATGACCGGCGGCACCTTCACGATCTCCAACCTCGGCATGTTCGGCATCGAGGAGTTCGCCGCCGTGATCAACCCGCCGGAGGCCGCGATCCTCGCGGTCGGCTCGGTACGCGACGAGCTGCGGCTGCGCGAGGAGGGCAAGAACAAGGTCGAGGTCCGCAAGATCATGCGGATCACGCTGTCGGCCGATCACCGCGCCGTCGACGGCGCCGTGGGGGCCGTCTTCCTCCAGCAGCTCACCGCACTGCTCGAAGACCCCATCCGCATCATCGCCTGA